In Blattabacterium cuenoti, the following proteins share a genomic window:
- the lysS gene encoding lysine--tRNA ligase, with amino-acid sequence MVDIHTNLSEQQIIRRKKLSQLKLLGINPYPSEEYVVTTTICNIRKNFTEKETVSIAGRLMRFRILGKASFGEIKDHTGCMQIYFTQDHLFLSSDQIKKGEAYNVFLKKLIDIGDIIGVKGILFKTKMDEITIHVHKFTLLSKSIRPLPQVKMDKNKKIYDAFSNTEQRYRMRYVDLIVNDHVKEIFLKRTRIIQKIRNFLDDKGYIEVDTPILQSIPGGAIARPFETYHNTLGIPLYLRIANELYLKRLIIGGFHGVYEFSRNFRNEGMDRIHNPEFTVLELYVAYKDYYWMMNFTEKLMKCICNKFIKKENNHINFQTPFPRIPILDSIKKYTGFDLKEKEMGKEELRKVCQKLHIEENIKMSKAKLIENIFEEKCEKNYINPTFIIDYPVEMSPLTKRHRYKENLSERFELIINGQEIANAYSELNDPIDQLNRLREQIKFSDRNTKDESISIDQDFIRALEFGMPPTAGIGIGIDRLVMLLTQKKSIQEVLFFPQMRPEKRGKK; translated from the coding sequence ATGGTGGATATACACACAAATTTATCAGAACAACAAATTATACGAAGAAAAAAACTGTCTCAACTGAAACTATTGGGAATCAATCCTTATCCATCAGAAGAATATGTAGTTACTACTACCATTTGTAATATACGAAAAAATTTTACGGAAAAAGAAACTGTAAGCATAGCTGGACGGTTAATGCGTTTTCGTATTTTAGGAAAAGCTTCTTTTGGAGAGATTAAAGACCATACAGGTTGTATGCAAATATACTTTACTCAGGATCATTTATTTTTATCTTCGGATCAAATAAAAAAAGGGGAAGCTTACAATGTTTTTTTAAAAAAACTTATAGATATAGGAGATATTATTGGAGTAAAAGGGATTTTATTTAAGACAAAAATGGATGAAATAACCATACATGTTCACAAATTCACTTTATTATCCAAATCTATCCGACCTTTACCACAAGTAAAAATGGATAAAAATAAAAAAATATATGATGCTTTTTCTAATACGGAACAACGTTATCGTATGCGTTATGTAGATCTTATAGTGAATGATCATGTAAAAGAAATTTTTTTAAAACGTACTCGTATCATTCAAAAAATAAGGAATTTTTTGGATGATAAGGGATATATAGAGGTAGATACCCCAATTCTACAATCAATTCCTGGAGGAGCTATAGCTCGTCCTTTTGAAACGTATCATAATACACTGGGTATTCCATTGTATTTACGGATAGCTAATGAACTTTATTTGAAAAGACTGATTATTGGTGGATTTCACGGGGTCTATGAATTCTCTAGAAATTTCAGAAATGAGGGGATGGATCGTATTCATAATCCAGAATTTACAGTATTAGAACTTTATGTTGCTTATAAAGATTATTACTGGATGATGAATTTTACAGAAAAATTGATGAAATGTATCTGTAATAAATTTATAAAAAAAGAAAATAATCATATTAATTTTCAAACTCCATTTCCTCGTATCCCCATATTGGATTCTATTAAAAAATATACCGGATTTGATCTTAAAGAAAAAGAAATGGGAAAAGAAGAGTTAAGAAAAGTTTGTCAAAAATTGCATATAGAAGAAAATATAAAAATGAGTAAAGCTAAATTAATTGAAAATATTTTTGAAGAAAAATGCGAAAAAAATTACATAAATCCCACTTTTATTATTGATTATCCTGTAGAAATGAGTCCTTTAACCAAAAGGCATCGTTATAAAGAAAATTTATCAGAACGTTTTGAACTCATCATAAATGGGCAAGAAATTGCTAATGCTTATTCAGAACTTAATGATCCTATCGATCAACTTAATCGTTTACGAGAGCAAATAAAGTTTTCAGATAGAAACACAAAAGACGAATCGATATCTATTGATCAAGATTTTATACGTGCTTTAGAATTCGGAATGCCTCCTACTGCAGGTATTGGTATTGGAATAGATCGTTTAGTAATGTTACTGACTCAAAAAAAATCAATTCAAGAAGTTTTATTTTTTCCACAAATGCGTCCAGAAAAAAGAGGAAAAAAATAA
- a CDS encoding amidohydrolase family protein encodes MNPKKNFLEKVKQKGGWVNAHAHLDRAYTLTKKNFKYSYFPLQKKWYLVDEMKRLATEEDIYIRMEKALEYFLMQGTQALCSFIDVDEIIEDRALKAAKKLKNNYGNSINICFANQVLKGVLDKKSKYWFDQSIEFVDIIGGLPATDYGKEDEHLDILLQTAKKKEKIVHVHVDQFNTSEEKETEKLVKKTIEHGMQGKVVAIHSISLAAHSRDYRYKIYQLMRKANLMVISCPIAWIDHTRSERLTPSHNSITPVDEMIPEGIIVAFGTDNICDIYKPFSDGNLWIELRVMLEACHYYDIDHLVKIATINGLKVLGLEEK; translated from the coding sequence ATGAATCCTAAAAAAAATTTTTTAGAAAAAGTGAAACAAAAAGGTGGATGGGTAAATGCTCACGCTCATTTAGATAGAGCTTATACTCTCACAAAAAAAAATTTCAAATATTCTTATTTTCCACTTCAAAAAAAGTGGTATTTGGTTGATGAAATGAAACGCTTAGCTACAGAAGAGGATATTTATATCCGTATGGAAAAAGCCTTAGAATATTTTTTAATGCAAGGAACACAAGCTTTGTGCTCTTTTATTGATGTAGATGAAATTATAGAAGATCGTGCTTTGAAAGCCGCTAAAAAATTGAAAAACAATTATGGAAATTCTATTAATATTTGTTTTGCTAATCAAGTTCTTAAAGGCGTATTGGATAAAAAATCCAAATATTGGTTCGATCAATCAATAGAATTTGTGGATATTATTGGTGGATTACCCGCTACAGATTATGGAAAAGAAGATGAACATCTAGATATTTTATTACAAACAGCTAAAAAAAAAGAAAAAATTGTGCATGTACATGTAGATCAGTTTAATACTAGTGAAGAAAAAGAAACTGAAAAATTAGTAAAAAAAACGATTGAACACGGAATGCAAGGAAAGGTAGTAGCGATACATAGTATTTCTTTAGCGGCACATTCTAGAGATTATCGTTATAAAATATATCAATTAATGAGGAAAGCGAATTTGATGGTAATATCTTGTCCCATTGCTTGGATTGATCATACCAGAAGTGAACGTTTAACTCCTAGTCATAATTCTATTACTCCAGTGGATGAGATGATCCCTGAAGGAATTATAGTAGCTTTTGGTACAGATAACATTTGTGACATATATAAACCTTTTTCTGACGGAAATCTATGGATAGAACTACGAGTTATGTTGGAAGCTTGTCATTATTATGATATAGATCATTTGGTAAAAATTGCTACAATAAACGGATTAAAAGTATTAGGATTGGAAGAGAAGTGA
- the rsmG gene encoding 16S rRNA (guanine(527)-N(7))-methyltransferase RsmG, translating to MELIKKYFPNLLDQQIYKLSSLKNLYAYWNTYVNLVSRKTFHDFYQQHVLFCLGIAKVFSFYPGSCVLDLGTGGGFPGIPLSIVFPHTKFILVDSIRKKIKIVEQIIYNLHLKNVYPIWIRAEKLENKFDFVVTRAVNKINIIHNWIKNKFKYKSNSRIKNGALYLKGGNLYNELKEFPHAIEYPLNHYFEEPFFITKKVIWISNI from the coding sequence ATGGAATTAATTAAAAAATATTTTCCAAATCTATTGGATCAACAAATTTATAAATTGTCTTCTTTAAAAAATTTATATGCGTATTGGAATACATATGTGAATTTAGTTTCTAGAAAAACATTTCACGATTTTTATCAACAACACGTACTTTTTTGTTTAGGAATAGCTAAAGTATTTTCTTTTTACCCTGGATCATGTGTTCTGGATTTAGGAACAGGAGGGGGATTCCCTGGTATTCCTTTATCCATAGTTTTTCCTCATACAAAATTTATATTAGTAGATTCTATTAGAAAAAAAATTAAAATTGTAGAACAAATTATATATAATCTTCATTTAAAAAATGTATATCCTATTTGGATACGTGCAGAGAAATTAGAAAATAAATTTGATTTCGTGGTTACTAGAGCTGTAAACAAAATAAATATCATACATAATTGGATAAAAAACAAATTTAAATACAAATCCAATTCTAGAATCAAAAATGGAGCTTTATATCTAAAAGGAGGAAATCTTTATAATGAATTAAAAGAATTTCCTCATGCGATAGAATATCCTTTAAATCATTATTTTGAAGAACCATTTTTCATAACTAAAAAAGTTATTTGGATTTCCAACATTTAA
- a CDS encoding peroxiredoxin, protein MNTLISKKAPNFTASAVLNGKEIVQYFTLEQFKGRKYVLLFFYPKDFTFVCPTEIYAFQEKIQDFEMRNVQIIAVSTDTEQSHWAWLQMPKEKGGIHGVTYPIVSDINKTISHNYGVLSGNWICNNEGLKATGELIAYRGLFLIDKEGIVRHILINDFPLGRNVNEAIRMIDALQYYEKSGEVCPANWTKGKKAIKASHSGIEDYFSS, encoded by the coding sequence ATGAATACATTAATTTCAAAAAAAGCGCCTAACTTTACGGCTAGTGCGGTCTTAAATGGGAAAGAAATTGTCCAATATTTTACTTTAGAACAATTTAAAGGAAGAAAATATGTTTTGCTTTTCTTTTATCCTAAAGATTTTACTTTTGTCTGTCCTACAGAAATATATGCATTTCAAGAAAAAATTCAGGATTTTGAAATGAGAAATGTACAAATTATTGCGGTCTCTACGGATACAGAACAATCTCATTGGGCTTGGTTGCAGATGCCAAAAGAAAAAGGGGGAATACATGGAGTTACTTATCCTATTGTTTCTGATATCAATAAGACCATATCTCATAATTATGGAGTGTTGTCTGGAAACTGGATTTGCAATAATGAAGGATTGAAAGCGACGGGAGAACTAATTGCTTATAGAGGATTATTTTTAATAGATAAAGAAGGGATCGTAAGACATATTTTAATTAATGATTTTCCTTTAGGTAGAAATGTAAATGAAGCTATTCGTATGATAGATGCTCTTCAATATTACGAAAAAAGCGGAGAAGTATGTCCCGCAAATTGGACAAAAGGAAAAAAAGCGATAAAAGCTAGCCATAGCGGAATTGAAGATTATTTTTCATCTTAG
- the mtaB gene encoding tRNA (N(6)-L-threonylcarbamoyladenosine(37)-C(2))-methylthiotransferase MtaB → MLKKKVAFYTMGCKLNYAETSTIARKFSNLYYHHVPFKSYADIYVINSCSVTKNAEIEFKHIIRSARNLNLKAFIIVIGCYAQLNPEVVSSIIGVDLVLGYEEKFKIIDYVNRKWFLKKKYYAKIISKKTYFPSFSVGDRTRSFLKIQDGCDYKCSYCIIPISRGASRSESMENILKNIRFLFNKGVKEIVLTGVNIGDYGKNIYGENQRLYTFFDLIQAIDQIQEKGRIRLSSIEPNLLKNECIEFLSKSKHFVPHFHIPLQSGSNDILVKMHRRYRRELYQEKVKKIRYLMPDAYIGSDLIVGFPGETHKHFLETYHFLNELEISSLHIFTYSTRPNTKSSTIQKNVSKKIQWKRNQVLRVLSNKKYRFFCKKQISTKKTVLFEKNSHNKEYLYGYTENYIRTKIPLNSYNSSIYENTLQDVLMKKVDKDGIMIAEPIN, encoded by the coding sequence ATGTTGAAAAAAAAAGTAGCATTTTATACCATGGGGTGTAAACTAAATTACGCAGAGACCTCAACCATAGCAAGAAAGTTTTCTAACTTATATTATCACCATGTTCCTTTCAAGAGTTATGCAGATATTTATGTGATCAATAGTTGTTCTGTGACAAAAAATGCAGAAATTGAATTTAAGCATATTATACGTTCTGCTAGAAATCTAAATTTAAAGGCTTTTATTATAGTAATAGGATGTTATGCTCAATTAAATCCTGAAGTTGTGTCTTCTATTATTGGAGTGGATCTCGTTTTAGGTTATGAAGAAAAATTTAAAATCATAGATTATGTTAATAGAAAATGGTTTTTGAAAAAAAAATACTATGCAAAGATTATTTCAAAAAAAACTTATTTTCCATCGTTTTCCGTTGGAGATAGAACTCGTTCCTTTTTAAAAATACAGGATGGATGTGATTATAAGTGCAGTTATTGCATCATTCCTATATCAAGAGGGGCCTCTCGTTCTGAGAGTATGGAAAATATATTGAAAAATATTAGATTTCTTTTTAATAAAGGGGTCAAAGAGATAGTGTTAACAGGCGTAAATATAGGCGACTATGGAAAAAATATATACGGAGAAAATCAACGGTTATATACATTTTTTGATTTAATACAAGCTATAGATCAAATACAAGAAAAAGGAAGAATACGTTTATCCTCTATAGAGCCTAATTTGTTAAAAAATGAATGTATTGAATTTTTGTCTAAAAGTAAACATTTTGTACCTCATTTTCATATACCTTTACAGTCTGGAAGCAATGATATTTTGGTAAAAATGCATAGACGTTATAGACGAGAACTTTATCAAGAAAAAGTAAAAAAAATTCGATATTTAATGCCAGATGCTTATATAGGTTCAGATCTTATTGTTGGTTTTCCTGGAGAAACACATAAACATTTTTTGGAAACTTATCATTTTTTGAATGAATTAGAAATTTCATCTTTACACATATTTACCTATTCTACTAGACCAAATACGAAATCCAGTACGATACAGAAAAATGTATCTAAAAAAATACAATGGAAACGAAATCAAGTTTTGAGAGTTCTTTCAAACAAAAAATATAGATTTTTTTGTAAAAAGCAAATTTCCACTAAAAAAACTGTATTATTCGAAAAAAATTCTCACAATAAAGAATATTTGTATGGATATACAGAAAATTATATTCGAACTAAGATCCCATTAAACTCATACAATTCTTCTATATATGAAAATACATTACAAGATGTATTAATGAAAAAAGTAGATAAGGATGGAATTATGATAGCCGAACCAATAAATTAA
- the lipB gene encoding lipoyl(octanoyl) transferase LipB, whose amino-acid sequence MKKKILFFEDLGKKEYEETWKYQKKLFDDIIEKKVHNIPAQEAGYLLFVEHPHVYTIGKNGKKDKHLLVSSDFLKKINVSFSQTDRGGDITYHGPGQLIVYPILNMDYFFTDIHKYLRLLEEVIIHFLWKNYEIKGERKKGKTGVWLNVKNGKSRKICAIGIRMSRWVTMHGFALNVNTDLQYFNHIIPCGIYNQEVTSLKKELKKNEISFQEVKRMVKKSFQEIFDVKFINMPKKLDF is encoded by the coding sequence ATGAAAAAAAAAATACTTTTTTTCGAAGATTTAGGAAAAAAAGAATATGAAGAAACTTGGAAATATCAGAAAAAATTATTTGATGATATTATAGAAAAAAAAGTCCATAATATACCTGCTCAAGAAGCAGGATATTTGCTTTTTGTAGAGCACCCTCATGTATATACTATAGGTAAAAATGGGAAAAAAGATAAACATTTGTTGGTTTCGTCAGATTTTTTAAAAAAAATAAATGTTTCTTTTTCTCAAACAGATAGAGGAGGGGATATCACTTACCATGGTCCTGGACAATTGATAGTATATCCCATTTTAAATATGGATTATTTTTTTACGGATATTCATAAATATCTTCGTCTTTTAGAAGAAGTGATTATCCATTTTCTATGGAAAAATTATGAAATCAAGGGAGAACGAAAAAAAGGAAAAACAGGGGTTTGGTTGAATGTAAAAAATGGAAAATCGAGAAAAATATGTGCAATAGGAATTAGAATGAGTCGTTGGGTAACCATGCATGGATTTGCTTTAAATGTAAATACAGATTTGCAGTATTTCAATCATATTATTCCTTGTGGAATTTATAATCAAGAAGTGACTTCTTTAAAAAAAGAATTAAAAAAGAATGAGATTTCTTTTCAAGAGGTGAAACGTATGGTAAAAAAATCTTTTCAAGAAATTTTTGATGTAAAATTCATCAACATGCCCAAAAAATTGGATTTTTAG
- a CDS encoding pyridoxal phosphate-dependent aminotransferase, translating to MKNRLSHRLQNISYSQTIAMSAKARELKNKGYDVINLSLGEPDFLPPNFVLSAAKKAIDQGYHYYTPVSGYFELKKVICEKFYRDNRLKYTPSQIVVSTGAKQAIMNVLLSLLNKDDEVIIPAPYWVSYLQMVKFCESYPVIIPTMMENNFKVHPEQLEKAITSKTKLFLFSTPCNPTGSVYSYEELKDLAKVFKKHPEVMILTDEIYEHICYSKKHTSIAIFPDIYHQVITVNGLSKAFSMTGWRIGYIGAPEWIAQSCDKIQGQMTSCPNSIAQIAAVTALAAHPNKIEYMIKEFEKRRNLVLEMIKEIDGFQFYQPNGAFYIFPKVSDFFGRKLHGKMIQNSDELSEFLLEKTQVATVSGSAFGDNECLRISYASSEDKIIEAFTRIKKVLN from the coding sequence ATGAAAAATAGATTATCACATCGATTACAGAATATATCTTATTCACAAACTATAGCTATGTCAGCTAAGGCCAGAGAATTAAAAAATAAAGGTTATGATGTTATAAACTTGAGTTTGGGAGAACCTGATTTTCTTCCCCCTAATTTTGTTTTATCTGCGGCAAAAAAAGCTATAGATCAAGGGTATCATTATTATACTCCCGTATCCGGATATTTTGAACTTAAAAAAGTAATATGCGAAAAATTCTATCGTGATAATCGTTTAAAATACACCCCTTCTCAAATTGTAGTTTCTACCGGAGCAAAACAAGCTATTATGAATGTTCTTTTATCTTTATTAAATAAAGATGATGAAGTTATTATTCCCGCTCCTTATTGGGTTAGTTATTTACAAATGGTAAAATTTTGTGAATCTTATCCTGTTATAATTCCAACAATGATGGAAAATAATTTTAAGGTTCATCCAGAACAATTAGAAAAAGCCATTACATCTAAAACAAAATTATTTCTTTTTAGTACTCCTTGTAATCCTACTGGAAGCGTTTATTCTTATGAAGAACTGAAAGATTTAGCAAAAGTTTTTAAAAAACATCCAGAAGTCATGATTCTGACTGATGAGATTTATGAACATATTTGTTACTCAAAAAAACATACTAGCATTGCTATATTTCCTGATATTTATCATCAGGTTATCACAGTTAATGGGTTATCTAAAGCTTTTTCAATGACAGGTTGGAGAATTGGATATATTGGAGCTCCAGAATGGATTGCTCAATCTTGTGATAAAATACAGGGACAGATGACATCTTGTCCCAATTCGATTGCACAAATAGCTGCTGTTACTGCATTAGCAGCCCATCCCAATAAAATAGAATATATGATCAAAGAATTTGAAAAAAGAAGAAATTTGGTTTTAGAGATGATAAAAGAAATTGATGGGTTTCAATTTTATCAACCTAATGGAGCTTTTTATATTTTTCCAAAAGTTTCAGATTTTTTTGGACGAAAATTACATGGAAAAATGATTCAAAATTCAGATGAACTTTCTGAATTTTTACTTGAAAAAACTCAAGTAGCTACCGTTAGTGGCAGTGCTTTTGGAGATAATGAATGTTTACGGATTTCTTACGCTTCATCAGAGGATAAAATCATAGAAGCTTTTACAAGAATAAAAAAGGTATTAAATTAG